The genomic region AAAGCATTCACGACGAAATCACTGCCCGGCGATGGACGCCCACCATACTTGAAGCCACCAATGCCACTGTGCGGTCGGTTGGCGATAGCGCCACCGGCGGGTGCATAGGCCAGCCGCACATTTCCACTGCCGTTGCCGCTCACTTTAACATTACCGCTGCCATAGCCATTACCGCTGCTGCTAATGCCACCGCCATTGGCGCTGACGCCGCCCTGATTGATGCCGCTGTAAGCGAGATTAGGGCGATAACCGCCTGAGGTGCCATAGCGTCCTGCTTGGCGTATGTAGCGTCGTTGGAAGACAGCTGCGCGTGCTTCTAAAATAGGCAGCAGCAGAAACACCAAATAAATTAACTTCATTTTATTGCCGAATATgtggtaacaacaacaaatatgttgCAAGTGTTGCGAATGTCGACGGAGCGCGTACTGGTGGCcatgtggcatgttgcaagtgctTTTATACTCTGCCGGAAACTTCTGCAGCT from Bactrocera tryoni isolate S06 chromosome 3, CSIRO_BtryS06_freeze2, whole genome shotgun sequence harbors:
- the LOC120770162 gene encoding glycine-rich cell wall structural protein 1.8-like; translation: MKLIYLVFLLLPILEARAAVFQRRYIRQAGRYGTSGGYRPNLAYSGINQGGVSANGGGISSSGNGYGSGNVKVSGNGSGNVRLAYAPAGGAIANRPHSGIGGFKYGGRPSPGSDFVVNALGAAGAGPSGAYSANHPQAVYKNVAGRPQANTLYRGGPGGALASAGRPVGGSGAYQSG